The Platichthys flesus chromosome 8, fPlaFle2.1, whole genome shotgun sequence genome has a window encoding:
- the gpr101 gene encoding probable G-protein coupled receptor 101, producing MSLPGTAASMGTNITEVPWEPASAPDSAQYPVWSTTAGCVVKMVLISFIVCVSLFGNVVVLLVFQRKPQLLHVANRFVLNLLLADLLQTILVMPFAMAATVPGVWPLDVRLCQALVVLMHLFAFAGVNTIIVVSVDRYLAIIHPLSYPTRMTPHLGTNLIICTWVLSFLQSTPPLYGWGAIDFDRHHNMCSVVWSSSLTYSAVVSAFSFWLPVLIMLGCYWMVFRAARRQNALVHPIQKQSYTQPAPQDSQGPGSPQRQPQAQPASSPEGPYVARGCPVRVRHRRFHYHCKAARVVFVIMASYILSMGPYSILNTISMSSRAPVPPWLSSVALVLFFLQCCLHPYIYGYMHRSVRKEFLALLCGSFCKQGRPSQSSAVESCFTTTEGRSGPHPHLPSLAARVLPLRTWEECTTSSTPTFERKSRDSRKDTASTSISSERELTVHSKQST from the coding sequence ATGTCACTCCCTGGCACTGCTGCGAGTATGGGCACAAATATCACCGAGGTTCCCTGGGAGCCTGCTTCCGCCCCTGATTCCGCCCAGTACCCGGTGTGGTCCACCACGGCCGGTTGCGTGGTGAAGATGGTGCTCATAtcattcattgtgtgtgtgtccttgttcgGGAAcgtggtggtgctgctggtgttcCAGAGGAAGCCTCAGCTCCTTCACGTGGCCAACCGCTTCGTCCTCAACCTCCTGCTGGCCGACCTGCTCCAGACTATATTGGTCATGCCCTTCGCCATGGCGGCCACCGTGCCAGGTGTGTGGCCCCTGGATGTGCGACTGTGCCAGGCCCTGGTGGTGCTCATGCACCTTTTCGCATTCGCCGGGGTCAACACCATCATAGTGGTCTCTGTGGATCGCTACCTGGCCATCATCCACCCTCTGTCCTACCCCACCCGCATGACCCCTCACCTGGGCACCAACCTGATCATCTGCACCTGGGTGCTCAGCTTCTTGCAGAGCACGCCGCCTCTGTACGGCTGGGGGGCCATCGACTTTGACCGACACCACAACATGTGCTCGGTGGTGTGGTCCTCCAGCCTGACCTACTCTGCCGTGGTGTCCGCCTTCTCTTTCTGGCTGCCCGTGCTCATCATGCTGGGATGTTACTGGATGGTGTTCAGGGCAGCTCGGAGGCAGAACGCTCTCGTGCACCCCATACAGAAGCAGTCCTACACCCAGCCAGCGCCGCAGGACTCCCAGGGTCCCGGCAGTCCACAGCGGCAGCCCCAAGCCCAGCCGGCGAGTTCACCGGAAGGCCCCTACGTAGCCAGAGGATGCCCTGTTCGGGTCAGGCACAGGCGCTTCCACTACCACTGCAAGGCCGCTCGGGTAGTGTTTGTGATTATGGCCTCATACATCCTCAGCATGGGGCCTTACAGCATACTGAACACAATATCTATGAGCTCCAGGGCGCCTGTGCCCCCCTGGCTGTCCTCTGTTGCGCTCGTGCTCTTTTTCTTACAGTGCTGCCTGCACCCGTACATTTACGGTTACATGCACCGCAGTGTGAGGAAGGAGTTCCTGGCCCTGCTCTGCGGGTCCTTCTGCAAGCAGGGCCGTCCCAGCCAGAGCTCGGCTGTGGAGAGCTGCTTCACCACCACAGAGGGACGCTCGGGCCCCCACCCTCACCTGCCCAGCCTGGCCGCCCGGGTCCTCCCTCTGCGGACCTGGGAGGAATGCACGACCTCCTCCACCCCCACTTTTGAGAGGAAGTCCAGGGACAGCCGCAAAGACACGGCTTCCACCAGCATCAGCTCGGAGAGGGAGCTCACCGTCCACAGCAAACAAAGCACATGA